A stretch of the Acidobacteriota bacterium genome encodes the following:
- the nuoL gene encoding NADH-quinone oxidoreductase subunit L, with the protein MNQLWLIPVLPLAGFLLNGLVALLFASARSEAERGADQPKVRLPYFQRLFHGVVGVGSVGLAAVLSFAALVPYVLESLKSHEGLAPVVQHVYTWMAAGDYSVDVAFRLDALSALMLSFVTFVGTLIHVYSVGYMQDEEGYGRFFAYLNLFMFAMLTLVLADNLPLLFVGWEGVGLCSYLLIGYYYDKDFAAAAGKKAFVANRIGDFGMVLGIFGIFALFGTADFSFVELAKRAALAPGSHISVYVVCLLLFLGACGKSAQVPLYVWLPDAMAGPTPVSALIHAATMVTAGVYLVARCSAVFVLAPDALTLVAWIGAGTAIFAATIGLAQNDIKKVLAYSTVSQLGYMFLACGVGAFSAGMFHVFTHAFFKACLFLGSGSVIMSMHHEQDMRKMGGLAARIPQTFRTMLVATIAIAGIAPLAGFFSKDMILGSAAASGHWGLFAVGLFTAFLTAFYMFRLVSMTFWSSPRGDHHAHEHAHESPATMTVPLWILAGLSVVAGLVGVPAALGGSDLIGRFLEASVAHPEMHEMSHGAEIGLMALSLAVAFGGIGLALSWYRKASGPVEAVSPQAAAFFAKTGALGRLVANKWNVDEGIEALVLNPFRKIGTFLWRGFDALFIDGIANASAFLVELAGDLMRFFTTGHVRNYALAFSLGALVFVLYVWVR; encoded by the coding sequence ATGAACCAGCTCTGGCTCATTCCGGTCCTCCCCCTCGCGGGATTCCTTCTGAACGGCCTCGTCGCGCTTCTCTTCGCGAGCGCCCGCTCGGAGGCGGAGCGCGGCGCCGACCAGCCGAAGGTCCGCCTCCCCTACTTCCAGCGCCTGTTCCACGGCGTCGTCGGCGTCGGCTCGGTCGGCCTCGCGGCCGTCCTCTCGTTCGCGGCCCTCGTCCCGTACGTCCTCGAGTCCCTGAAGAGCCACGAGGGCCTCGCCCCCGTCGTCCAGCACGTCTACACGTGGATGGCCGCGGGCGACTACTCCGTCGACGTCGCGTTCCGCCTCGACGCGCTCTCGGCGCTCATGCTCTCGTTCGTCACGTTCGTCGGGACGCTCATCCACGTCTACAGCGTCGGGTACATGCAGGACGAGGAAGGCTACGGACGCTTCTTCGCGTACCTGAACCTCTTCATGTTCGCGATGCTCACGCTCGTCCTCGCGGACAACCTCCCGCTCCTCTTCGTGGGCTGGGAAGGCGTCGGCCTCTGCTCGTACCTCCTGATCGGCTACTACTACGACAAGGACTTCGCGGCCGCCGCCGGCAAGAAGGCGTTCGTCGCGAACCGGATCGGCGACTTCGGCATGGTGCTCGGGATCTTCGGGATCTTCGCCCTCTTCGGGACGGCCGACTTCTCGTTCGTCGAGCTCGCGAAGCGCGCGGCGCTCGCGCCCGGGTCGCACATCTCCGTCTACGTCGTCTGCCTCCTCCTGTTCCTCGGGGCGTGCGGCAAGAGCGCGCAGGTCCCACTGTACGTCTGGCTGCCGGACGCCATGGCCGGCCCGACGCCGGTCTCGGCCCTCATCCACGCCGCCACGATGGTCACGGCCGGCGTCTACCTCGTCGCGCGCTGCAGCGCCGTCTTCGTCCTCGCGCCCGACGCCCTGACGCTCGTCGCGTGGATCGGCGCGGGCACGGCGATCTTCGCGGCGACGATCGGCCTCGCGCAGAACGACATCAAGAAGGTCCTCGCCTACTCGACGGTCTCGCAGCTCGGCTACATGTTCCTCGCATGCGGCGTCGGCGCGTTCTCGGCGGGCATGTTCCACGTCTTCACGCACGCATTCTTCAAGGCCTGCCTCTTCCTCGGATCCGGCTCGGTCATCATGTCCATGCATCACGAGCAGGACATGCGGAAGATGGGCGGGCTGGCTGCGCGCATTCCGCAGACGTTCCGGACGATGCTCGTCGCGACGATCGCCATCGCGGGCATCGCGCCGCTCGCGGGCTTCTTCTCGAAGGACATGATCCTGGGCTCGGCGGCCGCCTCCGGCCACTGGGGCCTCTTCGCAGTCGGGCTCTTCACGGCCTTCCTGACGGCCTTCTACATGTTCCGCCTCGTCTCGATGACGTTCTGGTCCTCGCCGCGCGGCGACCACCACGCCCACGAGCACGCCCACGAAAGCCCGGCCACGATGACGGTGCCGCTCTGGATCCTCGCCGGCCTCTCCGTCGTCGCCGGCCTCGTCGGCGTACCGGCGGCGCTCGGCGGCTCCGACCTGATCGGCCGCTTCCTCGAGGCGTCCGTCGCCCACCCCGAGATGCACGAGATGTCGCACGGGGCCGAGATCGGCCTCATGGCGTTGTCCCTCGCGGTTGCGTTCGGGGGCATCGGGCTGGCCCTCTCCTGGTATCGCAAGGCCTCCGGCCCGGTCGAGGCCGTTTCCCCGCAGGCCGCTGCCTTCTTCGCGAAGACCGGCGCGCTCGGCCGCCTCGTCGCGAACAAGTGGAACGTGGACGAGGGCATCGAGGCGCTCGTCCTGAATCCCTTCCGGAAGATCGGCACGTTCCTCTGGCGCGGGTTCGACGCCCTCTTCATCGACGGCATCGCGAACGCCTCGGCGTTCCTCGTCGAGCTCGCGGGCGACCTCATGCGCTTCTTCACGACCGGCCACGTCCGCAATTACGCCCTCGCCTTCTCGCTGGGCGCGCTCGTCTTCGTTCTGTACGTGTGGGTGAGGTAG
- a CDS encoding NADH-quinone oxidoreductase subunit M: MNLQPLGADLLTTLVFLPSLGALVLALVPGESKTAAKVVGLATSLLTFAVSVVMLRGFDAAAPGIAGFAIDRPWIPRFGIRYQMGVDGLAVALILLTTVLTVSVLLVACGQKIDRFKGYVAAFLVLETGMLGSLVALDVLLFYVFWEVMLIPMYFIIGIWGGKRRIYATMKFFLFTMAGSLLMFIAILYAAGVHTRTTGVQSFSLLDWTRAASSGAWGLTPGVEALLFGAFALAFLVKVPLWPLHTWLPDAHVEAPTGGSIILAGVLLKLGTYGLLRFAWPLFPNAAARYGPFIAVLALIGIVYGAWVAAAQKDMKKLVAYSSVSHLALVVLGIVAGTGAALSGAIFQMIGHGLTTGLLFLLVGVLYERRHTREMADYGGIAARVPVTTTLFVVATLGSVGLPGLNGFIGEFLILGGVFQVNIVWAAIAATGMVLGAIYLLTLVQKVFWGPETVPANRTLTDINGWELAGAFPLIVLIVLLGVFPRPLLNLVDGSVRSLQKPAATSAVPTAEAAR, from the coding sequence ATGAACCTCCAGCCTCTCGGCGCCGACCTCCTCACGACGCTCGTCTTCCTCCCGTCGCTCGGGGCGCTCGTCCTCGCGCTCGTGCCCGGGGAGTCGAAGACGGCCGCGAAGGTCGTCGGCCTCGCGACCTCGCTCCTCACGTTCGCGGTCAGCGTCGTCATGCTCCGGGGCTTCGACGCGGCGGCCCCCGGCATCGCGGGCTTCGCGATCGACCGCCCGTGGATCCCACGCTTCGGCATCCGCTACCAGATGGGCGTCGACGGGCTCGCCGTCGCGCTGATTCTCCTGACGACGGTCCTCACGGTCTCGGTCCTGCTCGTGGCGTGCGGGCAGAAGATCGACCGGTTCAAGGGCTACGTCGCCGCATTCCTCGTCCTCGAGACGGGCATGCTCGGCAGCCTCGTCGCCCTCGACGTCCTCCTCTTCTATGTGTTCTGGGAAGTCATGCTGATCCCGATGTATTTCATCATCGGGATCTGGGGCGGCAAGCGGCGCATCTACGCCACGATGAAGTTCTTCCTCTTCACGATGGCGGGCTCGCTGCTGATGTTCATCGCGATCCTGTACGCCGCCGGCGTGCACACCCGGACGACGGGCGTCCAGAGCTTCTCGCTCCTCGACTGGACCCGTGCCGCGTCGTCGGGCGCGTGGGGCCTCACACCGGGCGTCGAGGCGCTCCTCTTCGGCGCGTTCGCGCTCGCGTTCCTCGTGAAGGTCCCGCTCTGGCCGCTCCACACGTGGCTGCCCGACGCGCACGTCGAGGCGCCCACCGGCGGCTCGATCATCCTCGCCGGCGTCCTCCTCAAGCTCGGGACGTACGGCCTTCTGCGCTTCGCCTGGCCGCTCTTCCCGAACGCCGCCGCCCGGTACGGACCGTTCATCGCCGTCCTCGCCCTCATCGGGATCGTCTACGGCGCGTGGGTCGCCGCCGCCCAGAAGGACATGAAGAAGCTCGTCGCGTACTCGTCGGTGAGCCATCTCGCGCTCGTCGTCCTCGGCATCGTCGCCGGGACGGGCGCCGCGCTCTCCGGGGCGATCTTCCAGATGATCGGCCACGGCCTCACGACGGGCCTCCTCTTCCTCCTCGTCGGCGTCCTCTACGAGCGGCGCCACACGCGCGAGATGGCCGACTACGGCGGCATCGCGGCGCGGGTTCCCGTGACCACGACGCTGTTCGTGGTTGCCACGCTCGGCTCCGTGGGCCTCCCGGGCCTGAACGGCTTCATCGGCGAGTTCCTGATCCTCGGCGGCGTCTTCCAGGTCAACATCGTCTGGGCCGCGATCGCCGCCACCGGAATGGTCCTCGGCGCGATCTACCTCCTCACGCTCGTCCAGAAGGTCTTCTGGGGCCCCGAGACGGTCCCCGCGAACCGAACCCTGACGGACATCAACGGCTGGGAGCTCGCGGGCGCCTTCCCGCTCATCGTCCTGATCGTCCTCCTCGGCGTCTTCCCGCGGCCGCTCCTGAACCTCGTGGACGGCTCCGTGAGGTCGCTGCAGAAGCCCGCCGCGACGTCGGCGGTCCCCACGGCGGAGGCCGCCCGATGA
- a CDS encoding NADH-quinone oxidoreductase subunit N: MTGFLHVTGADFAAVAPEMVLCLAATLILLLDAFARPLRSFLPYVALASLAIANLAGRDVTGTFFSGAVEVTGFTRYMELVALGAVALAILGGAAALERDKRDQGEFYALLLFAAAGLILMVRGGDLLVVFIGLELMSLCLYVLAAWYRDNPAATEAGMKYFLMGALASAFLLYGVATIYGRLGTTSFAKIQGLASTPGLVAFDTMLAAGILAVVAGLAFKIALVPFHGWAPDVYQGMTTPAVAFLSTAPKAGAVLVLARVLHALFPAGLGDPWRPLLAILAVLSILFGNIVALSQRDLKRMLAYSGIAQMGYVTIALATFTTSALEGAGVFLAGYLVTNAAAFLAIAALSSGENEPKVLSDLAGLGRRKPLAATVLTLSMLSLAGLPPTVGFIGKLLVFRAAVDGGLVPLTIIGVFGSLVSVGYYLRVVYHLWMKEPVREVSLVPDDVLSGAAFLLTAALMLLWGVFPRALLDVARQAAAALLGR; the protein is encoded by the coding sequence ATGACCGGCTTCCTGCACGTCACCGGAGCGGACTTCGCCGCCGTCGCGCCCGAGATGGTCCTGTGCCTCGCGGCGACGCTCATCCTTCTCCTGGACGCCTTCGCCCGCCCCCTGCGGTCGTTCCTGCCGTATGTCGCCCTCGCGTCCCTCGCGATCGCGAACCTCGCGGGCCGCGACGTGACGGGGACGTTCTTCTCGGGCGCCGTAGAAGTCACCGGCTTCACGCGCTACATGGAGCTCGTGGCCCTCGGGGCCGTGGCGCTCGCCATCCTCGGCGGCGCCGCCGCGCTCGAGCGCGACAAGCGCGACCAGGGAGAGTTCTACGCCCTCCTGCTCTTCGCCGCGGCGGGACTGATCCTCATGGTGCGCGGAGGGGACCTCCTCGTCGTCTTCATCGGCCTCGAGCTGATGTCGCTCTGCCTGTACGTCCTCGCCGCCTGGTACCGCGACAACCCGGCCGCGACCGAGGCGGGGATGAAGTACTTCCTCATGGGCGCCCTCGCGTCGGCGTTCCTCCTCTACGGCGTCGCGACGATCTACGGGCGCCTCGGGACGACGTCGTTCGCGAAGATCCAGGGCCTCGCGTCGACGCCCGGGCTCGTGGCGTTCGACACGATGCTCGCGGCCGGCATCCTCGCCGTCGTCGCCGGGTTGGCCTTCAAGATCGCTCTCGTCCCGTTCCACGGGTGGGCTCCGGACGTCTACCAGGGCATGACGACGCCCGCCGTCGCCTTCCTGTCGACGGCTCCGAAGGCGGGCGCGGTGCTCGTCCTCGCCCGGGTCCTCCACGCGCTCTTCCCCGCCGGGCTCGGCGACCCGTGGCGGCCGCTCCTCGCGATCCTCGCGGTGCTTTCGATTCTCTTCGGGAACATCGTGGCTCTCTCGCAGCGCGACCTGAAGCGCATGCTCGCGTATTCGGGCATCGCGCAGATGGGATACGTGACGATCGCTCTCGCCACGTTCACGACGAGTGCCCTCGAGGGCGCCGGCGTCTTCCTCGCGGGCTACCTCGTGACGAACGCGGCGGCCTTCCTCGCCATCGCGGCGCTGTCGTCCGGCGAGAACGAGCCGAAGGTCCTGTCGGATCTCGCGGGCCTCGGGAGGCGCAAGCCGCTCGCCGCCACGGTTCTGACGCTCTCGATGCTCTCGCTCGCCGGCCTCCCGCCCACGGTCGGGTTCATCGGCAAGCTCCTCGTCTTCCGCGCCGCGGTCGACGGCGGCCTCGTCCCGCTGACGATCATCGGCGTCTTCGGCAGCCTCGTGTCCGTGGGGTACTACCTGCGCGTCGTCTACCACCTCTGGATGAAGGAACCGGTGCGCGAAGTCTCCCTCGTGCCGGACGACGTCCTTTCCGGAGCGGCGTTCCTCCTCACCGCGGCGCTCATGCTCCTCTGGGGCGTGTTCCCGCGCGCCCTCCTCGATGTGGCCCGCCAGGCCGCGGCGGCCCTTCTCGGCCGCTGA
- a CDS encoding redox-sensing transcriptional repressor Rex gives MLRGLRALEAQGVHTVSSYQLAERFGMNPAQIRKDLAQFGEFGVRGVGYRVADLKAKLKELMGLAKTRTVVIAGAGNLGQALADSRNFNVDGFKVAALFDVDGRKVGGRSRTGVPILDIAELPKQAGEMKADIGVLAVPAEAALEVARLLAAAGVPALLNFAPVSVPPTEGTFVRNVDLTFFLENLSFQLAVRRR, from the coding sequence GTGCTCCGCGGGCTGCGCGCCCTCGAGGCCCAGGGCGTCCACACGGTCTCCTCGTACCAGCTCGCCGAGCGGTTCGGGATGAACCCGGCGCAGATCCGCAAGGATCTCGCGCAGTTCGGCGAGTTCGGCGTGCGCGGCGTCGGCTACCGCGTCGCGGACCTCAAGGCGAAGCTCAAGGAGCTCATGGGCCTCGCGAAGACGCGCACCGTCGTCATCGCGGGGGCGGGCAACCTCGGTCAGGCCCTCGCGGACTCGCGCAACTTCAACGTAGACGGCTTCAAGGTCGCGGCGCTCTTCGACGTCGACGGCCGCAAGGTGGGCGGCCGCTCGCGGACGGGCGTTCCGATCCTCGACATCGCGGAGCTGCCGAAACAGGCTGGCGAAATGAAGGCCGACATCGGCGTCCTCGCCGTTCCGGCCGAGGCCGCCCTCGAGGTCGCGCGCCTGCTCGCGGCTGCCGGCGTGCCGGCGCTCCTCAACTTCGCGCCGGTCTCGGTCCCGCCGACCGAGGGCACGTTCGTGCGCAACGTCGACCTGACGTTCTTCCTCGAGAACCTCTCCTTCCAGCTCGCCGTCAGGCGGCGGTAG
- a CDS encoding BrnT family toxin, translated as MAFDLRFEWDAAKNRANVRRHGVSFEEASSAFLDENGILIDDPGHSIGEERFVLLGLTSSLRLLVICHCYRQHADIVRLISARKADKGEREHYFGRFKR; from the coding sequence ATGGCGTTCGATCTTCGTTTCGAATGGGACGCCGCGAAGAACCGAGCGAACGTACGGCGTCACGGAGTGTCGTTCGAGGAGGCCTCCTCGGCCTTCCTCGATGAGAACGGCATCCTGATCGACGATCCGGGTCACTCCATCGGGGAGGAGCGTTTCGTCCTCCTCGGGCTCACCTCGAGCCTGCGGCTCCTCGTCATCTGCCATTGTTATCGGCAACACGCCGATATCGTCCGCCTCATTTCGGCCCGGAAGGCCGACAAGGGCGAGCGAGAACACTATTTCGGGAGATTCAAAAGATGA
- a CDS encoding BrnA antitoxin family protein yields the protein MRKHYDFSKGRPNPYARRLKRQITLRLDEATITYFRSLSVETAIPYQSLINLYLRECAASKKHLRLSWERSPQTGAA from the coding sequence ATGAGAAAGCACTATGACTTCTCAAAGGGCCGGCCGAACCCCTATGCAAGGCGCCTCAAGCGCCAGATCACGCTTCGCCTGGACGAGGCTACGATCACGTACTTCAGGTCCCTCTCGGTCGAGACGGCAATCCCATACCAGTCCCTGATCAATCTCTATCTCCGGGAGTGTGCCGCGAGCAAGAAACACCTGAGGCTCTCCTGGGAGAGGTCCCCGCAAACCGGGGCTGCCTGA
- the glgP gene encoding alpha-glucan family phosphorylase codes for MRPLGTYRAAPALPPELAPLADLARDMRWTWRPATRALFRELDPEEWHRSGNPVLLLRSVDPARLAALAGNGDYVTRVHAAAAAFAAEDAAAPGVPGIADLAAAGVRVAYFCAEFGLSEMLPIYSGGLGVLAGDHLKSSSDLGVPLVGVGIFYREGFFRQTLTADARQKESYPIVDPLDLPVEVLPTPAGVAPVVTVSIGDRDVHLLIRRVRVGRTPLLLLDAHLPANRPADREITNRLYGGDTDMRIRQEIVLGIGGMRALEVAGLRPTVRHANEGHAAFLGLERIRQLRAERGLSFAEAREIATAGNVFTTHTPVPAGIDLFPRDLMQRTFDKKLEAYGIGLDELLGLGRQVPEDPNEYFSMAVLGLRLSSRVNAVSQLHAKVSRRLWRGVFPDAPLSEIPISAVTNGVHGPSWTSKEIGALNPREGDGPDPAELWRRHEHRRAALVETVRIRSAAARTRRGAPDVEVAAAWQLLDPTAFTIGFARRFATYKRATLIFQDPARLSRLLSDPNRPVQLVFAGKAHPRDHAGKDFLRRVGEFAAQPEFLGRVVLVEDYDMRLARRLVQGVDVWLNNPRRPFEASGTSGMKAAMNGVLNLSVLDGWWDEAPRDGAGFTIGDATEGRPDDEMANSLYERLETEIVPLFYDRPNGDRSGVPAGWAARMATSAHRLGRIFHSDRMVGEYVSLAYTPAASRVSMLSADGDAKAKELAAWKEKVRSAWDEVGFVSVTTVPEEPARVAPGESFTVEVQIRLGSLEPGDLAVDWFEGEPDHDGVVDAGFSTPLASQGRLDGTATWTGTVGRPAEDSRGYSVRVRPSHPLLLHPNETNLVLWAE; via the coding sequence ATGAGACCACTCGGGACCTACCGCGCCGCGCCCGCCCTGCCGCCGGAACTCGCCCCCCTCGCCGACCTCGCCCGCGACATGCGCTGGACGTGGCGTCCCGCGACGCGCGCCCTCTTCCGCGAGCTCGACCCCGAGGAGTGGCATCGCTCGGGGAATCCCGTCCTGCTCCTCAGGTCCGTGGACCCGGCCCGTCTCGCGGCGCTGGCCGGGAACGGGGACTACGTCACCCGCGTCCACGCGGCCGCGGCCGCGTTCGCCGCGGAGGACGCCGCGGCGCCGGGTGTGCCCGGGATCGCGGACCTTGCCGCCGCGGGTGTGCGCGTCGCCTACTTCTGCGCAGAGTTCGGCCTCTCCGAGATGCTGCCGATCTACTCGGGCGGCCTCGGAGTCCTCGCGGGCGACCACCTGAAGTCCTCGAGCGACCTCGGCGTGCCGCTCGTGGGCGTCGGGATCTTCTACCGCGAGGGCTTCTTCCGGCAGACGCTCACGGCGGACGCCCGGCAGAAGGAGAGCTACCCGATCGTCGACCCGCTCGACCTTCCGGTGGAGGTCCTCCCGACGCCCGCGGGCGTCGCGCCGGTCGTCACGGTGAGTATCGGCGACCGCGACGTCCATCTCCTGATCCGGCGCGTGCGCGTGGGGCGGACGCCGCTCCTCCTCCTCGACGCGCACCTGCCCGCGAACCGGCCCGCCGACCGCGAGATCACGAACCGTCTCTACGGCGGCGACACCGACATGCGCATCCGCCAGGAGATCGTCCTCGGGATCGGCGGGATGCGGGCCCTCGAGGTCGCGGGGCTCCGGCCGACGGTGCGCCACGCGAACGAGGGCCATGCGGCGTTCCTCGGGCTCGAGCGGATCCGGCAGCTTCGCGCCGAGCGCGGGCTGAGCTTCGCCGAGGCGCGGGAGATCGCGACGGCCGGCAACGTGTTCACGACGCACACGCCGGTACCCGCCGGAATCGACCTCTTCCCGCGGGACCTCATGCAGCGCACGTTCGACAAGAAGCTCGAGGCCTACGGCATCGGCCTCGACGAGCTCCTCGGCCTCGGCCGGCAGGTCCCGGAGGACCCGAACGAATACTTCTCGATGGCGGTTCTCGGCCTGCGCCTGTCCTCCCGCGTGAACGCCGTGTCCCAGCTCCACGCGAAGGTCTCGCGCCGCCTGTGGCGCGGTGTCTTTCCGGACGCGCCGCTCTCGGAGATCCCGATCAGCGCCGTCACGAACGGCGTCCACGGCCCCTCATGGACCTCGAAAGAGATCGGGGCTCTCAACCCGCGCGAAGGCGACGGCCCCGACCCGGCTGAGCTCTGGCGGCGGCACGAGCACCGCCGGGCGGCTCTCGTCGAGACGGTGCGAATCCGGTCCGCCGCGGCGCGGACGCGCCGGGGCGCTCCGGACGTGGAGGTCGCCGCCGCGTGGCAGCTCCTCGACCCGACGGCCTTCACGATCGGATTCGCGCGCCGCTTCGCGACGTACAAGCGCGCGACGCTCATATTCCAGGATCCCGCGCGGCTCTCCCGCCTGCTCTCGGACCCGAACCGGCCCGTGCAGCTCGTGTTCGCGGGCAAGGCTCACCCGCGCGACCACGCGGGGAAGGACTTCCTGCGGCGCGTCGGCGAGTTCGCGGCGCAGCCGGAGTTCCTGGGGCGCGTCGTCCTCGTCGAGGACTACGACATGCGCCTCGCGCGCCGGCTCGTGCAGGGCGTCGACGTCTGGCTGAACAATCCACGCCGGCCGTTCGAGGCTTCGGGCACGTCCGGGATGAAGGCGGCGATGAACGGCGTCCTGAACCTGTCCGTCCTCGACGGCTGGTGGGACGAGGCGCCGCGCGACGGCGCGGGCTTCACGATCGGTGACGCGACCGAGGGGCGCCCGGACGACGAGATGGCGAACTCCCTCTACGAGCGCCTCGAGACCGAGATCGTCCCGCTCTTCTACGACCGGCCGAACGGCGACCGCTCCGGCGTGCCGGCCGGCTGGGCGGCGCGCATGGCGACGTCGGCGCACCGGCTGGGGCGCATCTTCCACTCGGACCGGATGGTCGGAGAGTACGTGTCGCTCGCATACACGCCCGCCGCAAGCCGTGTCTCGATGCTGTCTGCGGACGGCGATGCGAAGGCGAAGGAGCTCGCCGCGTGGAAGGAAAAGGTCCGCTCCGCGTGGGACGAGGTCGGGTTCGTCTCCGTGACCACGGTGCCCGAGGAGCCGGCGCGCGTCGCGCCCGGGGAGAGCTTCACGGTCGAGGTCCAGATTCGTCTCGGAAGCCTCGAGCCGGGCGATCTCGCGGTGGACTGGTTCGAGGGCGAGCCGGATCACGACGGGGTCGTGGACGCCGGCTTCTCGACGCCGCTGGCGTCGCAGGGCCGTCTCGACGGCACCGCGACGTGGACCGGCACGGTGGGCCGGCCTGCGGAGGACAGCCGCGGGTACTCCGTGCGCGTCCGCCCGTCGCACCCCCTGCTCCTCCACCCGAACGAGACGAACCTCGTCCTCTGGGCGGAGTAG
- a CDS encoding MFS transporter, with the protein MPRSPDRNALAILAAAHAVNDAYQSAVPALLPFLVADRGLTYAAAGGLVLAASAVSSFVQPLLGAASDRRALPFLMPLGILIAGAGIAGAALAPTYALTAAAVVFSGAGVAVFHPEAARHANYASGDRRATGMSIFSVGGNLGIAAGPAVVTLLATVGGIPGVAWMAAPAVLAALLLARELPRLAAFRPAAEAVRAVSPEPPRWRAFLSLSAIIAIRSMMSFGLAAFVPLWLVSARGVPRSRATLALTVMLLAGAAATLVGGRLADRFGRRRVLVGSLLPLAPLIFLTLATPGPAVLVPLALTGAFSIASYSVAVVMGQEYLPGREGIAGGVTMGLAIGLGGAGVPILGLVADRWGVASVFGPIAALPVIAAALALTLPGRSVFRRAVPTAA; encoded by the coding sequence ATGCCCCGCTCCCCCGACCGCAACGCCCTCGCGATCCTCGCCGCCGCCCACGCCGTCAACGACGCGTACCAGAGCGCCGTGCCGGCGCTGCTGCCGTTCCTCGTGGCCGACCGGGGCCTCACGTACGCCGCCGCCGGCGGCCTCGTCCTCGCGGCGTCGGCCGTGTCGTCCTTCGTCCAGCCGCTGCTCGGCGCGGCCTCCGACCGCAGGGCCCTCCCGTTCCTGATGCCCCTCGGGATCCTCATCGCGGGCGCCGGCATCGCGGGCGCCGCCCTCGCCCCGACCTACGCGCTCACGGCGGCCGCGGTCGTCTTCTCGGGCGCGGGCGTCGCCGTCTTTCACCCGGAGGCCGCCCGCCACGCGAACTACGCGTCGGGCGACCGGCGCGCGACGGGCATGAGCATCTTCTCCGTCGGGGGCAACCTCGGGATCGCGGCAGGGCCCGCGGTCGTGACGCTCCTCGCCACCGTCGGCGGCATTCCCGGAGTCGCGTGGATGGCCGCTCCCGCGGTCCTCGCGGCGCTCCTCCTCGCGCGCGAGCTCCCCCGCCTCGCCGCCTTCCGTCCGGCCGCCGAGGCCGTCCGGGCGGTCTCGCCCGAGCCCCCGCGCTGGAGGGCGTTCCTCTCCCTCTCCGCGATCATCGCGATCCGCTCGATGATGTCGTTCGGCCTCGCGGCGTTCGTGCCCCTGTGGCTCGTGAGCGCGCGCGGCGTGCCGCGCTCGCGCGCGACGCTCGCCCTCACCGTGATGCTGCTCGCGGGAGCGGCCGCGACGCTCGTCGGCGGGAGGCTGGCGGACCGCTTCGGGCGCCGCCGCGTCCTCGTCGGCTCCCTGCTGCCGCTCGCGCCGCTCATCTTCCTCACCCTCGCGACGCCGGGGCCCGCGGTCCTCGTTCCGCTCGCCCTCACGGGCGCGTTCTCGATCGCGAGCTACAGCGTGGCGGTCGTCATGGGCCAGGAGTACCTGCCGGGCCGCGAGGGGATCGCGGGAGGCGTGACGATGGGCCTCGCGATCGGCCTCGGCGGCGCCGGCGTGCCGATTCTCGGCCTCGTCGCCGACCGCTGGGGCGTGGCGTCGGTTTTCGGCCCGATCGCCGCGCTGCCCGTGATCGCCGCGGCGCTCGCTCTCACGCTGCCGGGCCGCTCCGTTTTCAGACGGGCAGTCCCGACCGCAGCGTGA
- a CDS encoding ABC transporter ATP-binding protein, producing MIGMRDIEKTYSVGEEKVRALRGVTFTIDRGEYVAIMGPSGSGKSTLMNLIGCLDTPTGGEYLLNGTPVQTLTDDELARIRNREIGFVFQTFNLLARTSALAQVELPLVYSGLPKKERRERAEKALERVGLTDRAHHNPNELSGGQRQRVAIARALVTGPSLLLADEPTGNLDSATGEDIMRLFRELNEQGNAIILVTHEEDIAAHARRIIRIRDGRISDDRPNDSSRAEAVARAKREALEGAAHEPSAIPAPPA from the coding sequence CTGATCGGGATGCGCGACATCGAGAAGACGTATTCCGTCGGCGAGGAAAAGGTCCGCGCCCTGCGCGGCGTAACGTTCACGATCGACCGCGGCGAGTACGTCGCGATCATGGGTCCCTCCGGCTCCGGCAAGTCGACGCTCATGAACCTCATCGGCTGCCTCGACACGCCGACCGGCGGCGAGTACCTGCTGAACGGGACGCCCGTCCAGACCCTGACCGACGACGAGCTCGCGCGCATCCGGAACCGCGAGATCGGCTTCGTCTTCCAGACGTTCAACCTCCTCGCACGGACGAGCGCTCTGGCCCAGGTCGAGCTGCCGCTCGTCTACTCGGGCCTCCCGAAGAAGGAGCGCCGCGAGCGGGCCGAGAAGGCGCTCGAGCGCGTCGGCCTCACGGACCGCGCCCACCACAACCCGAACGAGCTCTCGGGCGGCCAGCGCCAGCGTGTCGCGATCGCGCGCGCGCTCGTCACGGGTCCGTCGCTCCTCCTCGCGGACGAGCCGACGGGCAACCTCGACTCGGCGACGGGCGAGGACATCATGCGGCTCTTCCGCGAGCTGAACGAGCAGGGGAACGCGATCATCCTCGTCACTCACGAGGAGGACATCGCGGCGCACGCCCGCCGGATCATCCGCATCCGCGACGGGCGCATTTCCGACGACCGCCCGAACGACTCCAGCCGCGCCGAAGCCGTCGCGCGCGCCAAGCGCGAGGCCCTCGAGGGCGCGGCGCACGAGCCGTCGGCGATCCCCGCGCCTCCGGCCTGA